DNA sequence from the Arthrobacter crystallopoietes genome:
TACCTCGGCCACCGGGTTCTCGCCGGCCGGTACCGTCGCGCCGCGAGGTTTGGCAGGCGAGGCGAATCCCTGCAGCAGCGACAGCTGGACGGCCTCGTCCCGTGGGGTTGATCCGTCTGTCACGCTGGAATCAGGCGTTGAAGTAACTGCGCAGCGCCTCGGCCCGGTCCGTGCGTTCCCAGGTGAAGTCTTCCTGCTCGCGGCCGAAATGCCCGTGCGCCGCAGTCTGCAGGTAAATGGGACGCTTGAGCTGCAGGTCGTTGATGATGCCCAGCGGCCGCAGGTCGAAGACTTCCTGGACGGCGTCGGCGATGCGCAGCGGATCCACGGTCTCGGTGCCGAACGTCTCCACATAAATCCCGACCGGCCGTGCCATTCCAATGGCGTAGGCGATCTGGATTTCGGCCCGGCGGGCCAGGCCGGCAGCCACGACGTTCTTGGCCACCCAGCGCATGGCGTAGGCTGCCGAGCGGTCCACCTTGGACGGATCCTTGCCGCTGAACGCGCCGCCGCCATGGCGGGCCATTCCACCGTAGGTGTCCACAATGATCTTGCGTCCGGTCAGTCCGGCATCCCCCACCGGGCCGCCGATGACGAACTCTCCGCCCGGATTCAGAATATGGCGGACGTCGGAAACGTCCAGGTTCGAGTTCGCCAGCACCGGTTCAATGACGTACTTGGACAGGTCCGCCCGCAGGTGGTCGAGATCCACGCCGGCTTCGTGCTGGCTCGAGATAACCACGGTGTCAACGGAAACCGGCTTATCGCCGTCGTACCCTACGGTGACCTGCGTCTTGCCGTCAGGCCGCAGGTACGGCAGCGTGGCGTCCTTGCGGACTTCCGTCAGCTTCTCGGAAAGCCGGTGCGCCAACCAGATCGGTGCCGGCATGAACACCTCGGTCTCGTCGCTGGCATAGCCGAACATGATGCCCTGGTCGCCGGCGCCCTGGGCGTCATAGTCGTCCTGCTGCGTACCCTCGCGGCCTTCCAGTGAATTGAACACGCCGGACGCGATGTCCGTCGACTGTTGGCCGATGGACACGGAGACACCGCAGCGGGCGCCGTCGAAGCCCTTGTCGGAAGAGTTGTAGCCGATGTTCAGGATGGTCTCGCGGACGATCTGCGGGATCTCAACGTAGCCCTGGGTCGTCACTTCGCCGGCCACGTGGACCAACCCCGTTGTGGCGAGTGTCTCCACGGCGACACGCGAGTCCGGATCTTCGCGGAGCAGCGCATCGAGAATGGCGTCCGAGATCTGGTCGCAGATCTTGTCCGGGTGCCCTTCCGTGACGGACTCGGAGGTAAAAAGCCGCAGGGGGGAAGCAGAAGAAGTCACAGACATACCTTACTTGGTCTTAAGCCGCAGCTGCCGCGCCTGTCAACAGGCGCGGGGGCGGAATGGTCAGGAGACGAGCTCCGCGGCGACCCGTTCGATGATGGTCCGAGCCACGGTGTCCTTGCTGCCGGTCGCCACCTGCGGGTCAGCGCCGGAATTATCAAGAATGCTGATGGCGGTCTGGTCCTGGCCGAACACCAGATCCCGGCCCACCTGGTTCAGCACCAGCAGGTCGCAGCCCTTGCGGGCCAGCTTCTGGCGTGCATAGCCCAACACGTCGCTGCTGCTGTCCCCGGTTTCAGCGGCAAAGCCGACGATCAGTGCCGGACCCGTTCCGCTGTCGCGCCGGACCTGCACAATTTCCTGCAGGATGTCCGGGTTGCGCACCAGGGTGATGACCGGATCCGCGGCGTCGTCGCGCTTCTTGATCTTGGTTTCGGCTGCCTCCGCGGGACGGAAGTCAGCAACGGCGGCAGCCATAATAACGACGTCGGCACGCGCCGACGCTTCAAGCGTCGCCGTCCGCAACTGCAGGGCAGTCTCCACCCGCGTAGTCTTGACGCCCTCAGGCGGGGCAACATCCATGTGGGCAGCGACAAGCTCGACCTCGGCGCCGGCAGCTGCCGCGGCCCGTGCCAACGCTACGCCTTGCTTTCCCGACGAGCGGTTGCCCAGGAAGCGTACCGGATCCAGCGGTTCGCGGGTTCCGCCGGAGGTGATGACCACACGCTTGCCCAGCAGCATGGTGGTGCCTGCGGCCGGCCGGCTTTCGTCGAGCTGCGCAAGGGCGAAGTCGAAGATTTCCTCCGGCTCCGGCAACCGGCCCGGTCCGGTGTCCTTGCCGGTCAGCCTGCCGACGGCCGGATCCATGACGAGGGTTCCGCGGCCGCGCAAGGTGGCGATATTTGTCTGCGTTGCCGGATGCTGCCACATTTCGGTGTGCATGGCCGGCACGAAAACTACCGGTCCCCGGGCCATCAGCAGCGTATTGGTGAGCAGGTCATCGGCAAGGCCAGCGGCGGCACGGGCAAGAACGTCCGCGGTGGCAGGAGCCACCACCACCAGGTCAGCATCCTGGCCCAGCCGCACATGGTTCACGGTGTCCACCGCGTCGAAGACGGTGGTAGACACCGGCTGGCCGGAGAGTGCTTCCCAGGTCGCGCGTCCGACGAACTTCTCGGCGGCCTCGGTCGGAACCACGGTGACCTGGTGTCCGGCTTCCTTAAACAGCCGGAGCAGGGATGCGGACTTGTAGGCGGCGATCCCGCCGC
Encoded proteins:
- the metK gene encoding methionine adenosyltransferase, translating into MTSSASPLRLFTSESVTEGHPDKICDQISDAILDALLREDPDSRVAVETLATTGLVHVAGEVTTQGYVEIPQIVRETILNIGYNSSDKGFDGARCGVSVSIGQQSTDIASGVFNSLEGREGTQQDDYDAQGAGDQGIMFGYASDETEVFMPAPIWLAHRLSEKLTEVRKDATLPYLRPDGKTQVTVGYDGDKPVSVDTVVISSQHEAGVDLDHLRADLSKYVIEPVLANSNLDVSDVRHILNPGGEFVIGGPVGDAGLTGRKIIVDTYGGMARHGGGAFSGKDPSKVDRSAAYAMRWVAKNVVAAGLARRAEIQIAYAIGMARPVGIYVETFGTETVDPLRIADAVQEVFDLRPLGIINDLQLKRPIYLQTAAHGHFGREQEDFTWERTDRAEALRSYFNA
- the coaBC gene encoding bifunctional phosphopantothenoylcysteine decarboxylase/phosphopantothenate--cysteine ligase CoaBC; translated protein: MRIILGVGGGIAAYKSASLLRLFKEAGHQVTVVPTEAAEKFVGRATWEALSGQPVSTTVFDAVDTVNHVRLGQDADLVVVAPATADVLARAAAGLADDLLTNTLLMARGPVVFVPAMHTEMWQHPATQTNIATLRGRGTLVMDPAVGRLTGKDTGPGRLPEPEEIFDFALAQLDESRPAAGTTMLLGKRVVITSGGTREPLDPVRFLGNRSSGKQGVALARAAAAAGAEVELVAAHMDVAPPEGVKTTRVETALQLRTATLEASARADVVIMAAAVADFRPAEAAETKIKKRDDAADPVITLVRNPDILQEIVQVRRDSGTGPALIVGFAAETGDSSSDVLGYARQKLARKGCDLLVLNQVGRDLVFGQDQTAISILDNSGADPQVATGSKDTVARTIIERVAAELVS